A stretch of the Actinomycetota bacterium genome encodes the following:
- a CDS encoding NAD-dependent succinate-semialdehyde dehydrogenase has protein sequence MSVRTIDPATGEPVATHEETGAAELEGMLDLARERAVRWAAVPPERRAKSLRDLAAALRSDAGALAALATREMGKPLAESQAEVEKCAVACDWFADHAPDLLRPEEVSTGAMRTRLAYQPLGVILAIMPWNFPYWQVIRALAPALAAGNVVMLKHAPSTTGCALELAATVLRAGLPEGLFSAIVVNAERTDEVASSVIADRRIAGVTFTGSTRAGRAVAARAGQALKKCVLELGGSDPFVVLADADLESAAAWAARSRFQNTGQSCIAAKRIIVEQAVADEFNEHLLRRVRELRVGDPTEPGVTIGPLARVELRDAVERQVRESVRQGARVVIGGEAPDRPGYFYLPTVLDEVEPGMPVLEEEVFGPAVPIMRAGDAEHALALANQTTYGLGSAIWTSDLERGEEFATRLQAGHTAVNGMTVSDPRLPFGGIKESGYGRELFRHGLLEFVNAHAIVVNAPRGPDDDRRTASE, from the coding sequence GTGAGCGTGCGAACGATCGATCCCGCGACGGGCGAGCCGGTTGCGACGCATGAGGAGACGGGCGCGGCCGAGCTCGAGGGGATGCTCGATCTCGCCCGTGAGCGTGCGGTTCGCTGGGCGGCGGTTCCACCGGAGCGGCGCGCGAAGTCGCTGCGGGATCTGGCAGCCGCGCTGCGGTCGGACGCGGGCGCACTCGCGGCGCTGGCGACGCGTGAGATGGGAAAGCCGCTCGCCGAAAGCCAAGCCGAGGTGGAGAAGTGCGCGGTGGCATGTGACTGGTTTGCCGATCACGCGCCGGACCTGCTGCGCCCCGAGGAGGTGAGCACTGGCGCGATGCGCACCCGGTTGGCCTACCAGCCGCTCGGCGTCATTCTCGCGATCATGCCTTGGAACTTCCCGTACTGGCAGGTGATTCGCGCCCTCGCGCCTGCACTCGCGGCCGGCAATGTGGTGATGCTCAAGCATGCGCCGTCGACGACGGGGTGCGCGCTGGAGCTGGCCGCTACGGTTCTGCGCGCCGGACTTCCCGAAGGTCTGTTCTCGGCGATTGTGGTGAACGCGGAGCGCACCGACGAGGTCGCGTCGAGCGTGATCGCCGACCGTCGCATCGCGGGGGTTACGTTCACCGGGTCGACCCGCGCCGGACGGGCCGTGGCGGCGAGGGCCGGCCAGGCCCTGAAGAAGTGCGTGCTGGAGCTCGGCGGCAGCGACCCGTTCGTCGTGCTCGCCGACGCGGACCTGGAGAGCGCAGCGGCCTGGGCCGCTCGCAGCCGCTTCCAGAACACCGGTCAATCGTGCATCGCGGCGAAGCGGATCATCGTCGAGCAGGCGGTCGCGGACGAGTTCAACGAGCATCTGCTTCGGCGAGTCCGTGAGCTCCGGGTCGGCGATCCCACTGAGCCCGGCGTCACGATCGGACCGCTGGCGCGCGTCGAACTGCGCGACGCGGTGGAGCGCCAGGTGCGCGAGTCGGTGCGCCAGGGTGCCCGCGTCGTGATCGGCGGCGAGGCGCCCGACCGGCCCGGCTACTTCTATCTTCCGACCGTTCTCGACGAGGTCGAGCCCGGGATGCCGGTGCTCGAGGAGGAGGTCTTCGGCCCGGCCGTGCCGATCATGCGGGCGGGTGACGCCGAGCACGCGCTGGCGCTCGCGAACCAGACCACCTATGGCTTGGGCAGCGCGATCTGGACGTCGGATCTCGAGCGCGGCGAGGAGTTCGCGACGCGCTTGCAGGCCGGTCATACGGCGGTCAACGGCATGACGGTCTCCGATCCGCGCTTGCCGTTCGGCGGCATCAAAGAGTCGGGCTACGGTCGAGAGCTGTTCCGCCACGGCTTGCTCGAGTTCGTGAACGCACACGCGATCGTTGTCAACGCCCCGCGGGGCCCGGATGACGATCGAAGGACTGCAAGCGAATGA
- a CDS encoding acetolactate synthase large subunit, with amino-acid sequence MSSRESEGGVARLIVRCLENEGVSHVFGIPGEENIHFVDALSESSIHYVLVRHEQAASFMAEVYGRLTGKAGVCSSTLGPGAINLLLGVADATTNSTPVVALSAQVGMNRSFKESHQGIDLVSMFRPATKWSELLATPDAVPEMIRKAFKLAQTERPGAVYLAVPEDVERAAAHDGARPLVVNTPRPDEPSASQLRRAADVLRAARNPIVLAGHGAARARASDALRRFAETLGVPVATTFHGKGVFPDDHPQALGAVGFMRHDYVNFGFDHADAIVAVGYELQEFDPVRINPNCDKKIVHIHRFPAEVDLHYEIEVGLQSDIGRTLDALAAEVGRRFDPDIEEQRIRAMLAGELERGRRDNRFPVAPARIVADTRAALRRDDIVLVDTGALKMWMARLYPTYEPNTCLISNGLSTMAWTLPGAIGAKIARPEARVLVATGDGAFMMNSQEIETARRERIPMVVLIWVDDEYGLIKWKMEVELGHSIDTAFGNPDFVAYAESFGARGYRIDTADELLPTLRQALADDTVSVISCPVDYSANLQLTDALGELDESLS; translated from the coding sequence ATGTCGAGCCGAGAATCGGAGGGTGGCGTCGCGCGTCTGATCGTGCGCTGCTTGGAGAACGAGGGCGTCTCTCACGTCTTCGGTATCCCGGGTGAGGAGAACATCCACTTCGTCGACGCGCTGTCAGAGTCCTCGATCCACTACGTGCTCGTGCGCCATGAGCAGGCCGCGTCGTTCATGGCCGAGGTGTACGGCCGCCTGACGGGGAAGGCCGGGGTCTGCTCTTCGACGCTCGGTCCCGGCGCGATCAACCTGCTGCTGGGCGTGGCGGATGCCACCACGAACTCCACGCCTGTCGTGGCGCTGTCGGCGCAGGTGGGCATGAATCGGTCGTTCAAGGAGTCTCACCAGGGCATCGACCTCGTGTCGATGTTCAGGCCTGCGACCAAGTGGTCGGAGTTGCTCGCGACGCCGGACGCAGTGCCGGAGATGATCCGCAAGGCGTTCAAGCTGGCGCAGACGGAGCGCCCGGGCGCCGTCTACCTCGCGGTGCCCGAGGATGTCGAGAGAGCGGCTGCCCACGACGGCGCCCGGCCGCTGGTGGTCAACACACCTCGCCCGGACGAGCCTTCGGCGAGCCAGCTGCGCCGTGCGGCGGACGTCCTGCGCGCCGCCCGGAACCCAATCGTGCTCGCGGGGCACGGCGCGGCGCGTGCCCGTGCAAGCGACGCACTGCGCCGCTTCGCCGAGACGCTCGGCGTGCCGGTGGCCACGACGTTCCACGGCAAGGGGGTCTTTCCGGATGACCATCCGCAGGCCCTCGGCGCGGTCGGCTTCATGCGCCACGACTACGTGAACTTCGGGTTCGATCACGCCGACGCGATCGTTGCCGTCGGTTACGAGCTGCAGGAGTTCGACCCCGTTCGGATCAATCCGAACTGCGACAAGAAGATCGTCCATATCCATCGATTCCCTGCCGAGGTCGACCTCCACTACGAGATCGAGGTCGGCCTGCAATCGGACATCGGCCGCACCCTGGACGCGCTGGCCGCCGAGGTCGGTCGGCGCTTCGACCCCGACATCGAAGAGCAGCGGATCCGCGCCATGCTCGCCGGTGAGCTCGAGCGCGGGCGACGGGACAACCGGTTCCCCGTCGCCCCCGCGCGGATCGTGGCCGACACCCGTGCCGCGCTCAGACGGGACGACATCGTCCTCGTTGACACAGGCGCCCTGAAGATGTGGATGGCGCGGCTCTACCCGACGTATGAGCCGAACACGTGCCTGATCTCAAACGGCCTGTCGACGATGGCTTGGACGCTGCCCGGGGCCATCGGCGCCAAGATCGCGCGCCCCGAGGCCCGCGTCCTCGTCGCGACCGGCGACGGGGCGTTCATGATGAACTCGCAGGAGATCGAGACGGCGCGGCGCGAGCGAATCCCGATGGTCGTGCTGATCTGGGTCGACGACGAGTACGGGCTGATCAAATGGAAGATGGAGGTCGAGCTCGGGCACAGCATCGACACGGCGTTCGGCAACCCTGACTTCGTCGCCTACGCCGAGAGCTTCGGAGCCCGTGGATACCGCATCGACACGGCAGACGAGCTGCTGCCCACCCTCCGCCAAGCCCTCGCCGACGACACCGTTTCGGTGATCTCGTGCCCCGTCGACTACTCGGCCAACCTGCAGCTGACCGATGCGCTCGGCGAGCTCGACGAGTCGCTCTCGTGA
- a CDS encoding UBP-type zinc finger domain-containing protein, translated as MSWLSSSPTRPSALLCRSGHGHTRSCSQGRSACSEEARVSESCTHLDQAVDVTPSSTGCEDCLRIGGQWVHLRMCMSCGHVGCCDNSPNRHATAHFASQHHPIIQSYEPGEDWWYCYLDDLAFTVDGAASFAHP; from the coding sequence ATGTCATGGCTGAGTTCTTCGCCTACGCGGCCGAGCGCATTACTGTGTCGATCGGGCCATGGTCACACTCGTTCGTGCTCGCAAGGTCGATCAGCTTGCTCCGAGGAAGCTCGCGTGAGCGAGTCCTGCACGCACCTCGACCAGGCCGTCGACGTCACCCCGAGCAGCACCGGGTGCGAGGACTGCCTGCGCATCGGCGGCCAGTGGGTGCACCTGCGGATGTGCATGTCCTGTGGCCACGTCGGCTGCTGTGACAACTCGCCGAACCGCCACGCCACCGCGCACTTCGCCTCACAGCACCACCCGATCATCCAGTCCTACGAACCGGGTGAGGACTGGTGGTACTGCTACCTCGACGATCTCGCCTTCACGGTCGACGGCGCCGCGTCGTTCGCCCACCCCTGA